A stretch of DNA from Thermanaerosceptrum fracticalcis:
AATTTCATTGGGAGAGACGGTAACATCCGCTCCCGCTTTCATCAGTTTGGCCTCACTGCTGGCTTCAATAGATCGCGAGACAATATAGAGACGGGGATTAAGCTGTCGGCAGCTGAGAACAGTAAAAACATTATCCGCATCATTGTTTAAAGTTGAGACCACACCTTTAGCCCGTCTAATCTGAGCCCTTTCCAGGTCTGCATCATGGGTGGCATCTCCGTGAATGACGGGAATATTTTGTGCAAATAATTCCTCTACTGTTTCAGGATTCTTCTCAATAACCACAAAAGGTACTTTCGCTTTTTGCAATTCTTTAATCACATTCCGGCCCGTTTGCCCTGCACCACAGACAATATAATGCTGATTTAATTCCGAAATCTATTTTTCCATACGCTTCTCCTTTAATAAAATTCTAAATCGTCCTTCCAGGACAAAAATAATTAGACTGCCAAAACTATAAGCCACTGTACCCACACTGGAAAAAATTAAAAAGACGGTAAAAAGACGCCCTGCCCGGGAAAGTTCGCCTACCTCTTTAAACCCCACTGTAGAGATAGTAATCACCGTCATGTAGAAGGCATCAAGCGTGTTCCATCCTTCCAGAAAAATATAACCCAGAGTACCCAGGAGAAGCAACAAACCAATTATGATAATACTGAGGATTAATTTCCTATAAACTGACATACCTTTCTCCTTAAAGACATAGATTATGAAATAACTGCGGAAATAATGGAAAAACCAGGCATTCTTTTCTATTCTATTATATAAAGAAAACCTGGTTTTCAACAAGCCAACCAAGTTGTAAGTCCTCTGGCACTTATACCTCCCAAATAACAAATTTTATAACTTGTATATCTGCCGACCATTAAAAACCATACTCCGCCCTTCCGTTAAACCTGCCAAACAGCCACCCAAAACAGGTATAATAGAAACAGAAATTTTATATGTAGAAAGGCTGATACAATTTGTCATCTCAACCCGTCATCATCCGCGGGGGAGGCGATTTGGCCACAGGCATCGCCCACCGCCTTTTCCAGAGCGGTTTTCCCGTTGTCATCCTGGAAATACCGCAACCTACCGTCATCCGCCGCACAGTGGCATTTGCCCAGTCCGTCTATGATGGGCAAACAACCATTGAAGGCGTAACAGCCGTTCTTGTTTCCACTCCCGGTGAAGCCCTTGAAAAAATGACAGAAGGATTTATTCCTGTTTTAATTGACCCTTTCGGGCAACATATCCCACAGCTTCATCCCCTGGCCCTGGTGGATGCCATTATCGCCAAGCGTAATTTAGGTACCTACAGAGGACAGGCCCCCATTGTCATCGGTGTGGGACCGGGTTTCGCTGCAGGTAAGGATGTGGATGCCGTCATCGAAACAAGCCGGGGCCATGATCTGGGAAGAGTTATCTACCAGGGTGAAGCTTTACCGGATACCGGCATTCCCGGAGATATCGGAGGCTTCACAGTAGAACGTATTATCAGGGCTCCTGGGACAGGAGTATTTCAGGGGCTGGTAGAGATCGGCTCCTCCGTAGAAAAGGACCAGATCATAGGGGAAGTCCACGGCAGCCCAGTACTGGCACCTATTACGGGTATCGTACGCGGCATTATTGCCCAGGGGGCCCACGTAAAACAGGGCATGAAAATCGGTGATGTAGACCCCCGGGGCAAAAAGGAATACTGCTACACTATTTCCGATAAAGCCCGGGCCATCGGTGGAGGGGTTTTGGAAGCCATTCTCCATCTCAGGCAGAGCAAAAAACTATAATCAAAACAATACACCCGGCATCTTGAACCGGGTGTATTGTTTTTTATTTTATGGCAGATAATCTTCCCTAACGGGAGAGAAAACTTCTACAACTACTGAATCTTCTATAATTTCAGCCTGGTGTTCAATATCTCCGGGAATCACCCAGCTGTCACACTATTAGGTTAAAGATCTTTTTCCCCAATAACGCGTATTACACGACTTGTTAACTCAATTCCTTTCAAGTACGTTTCAATGGCCAAATGTTCATTGGGCGCATGATTCCCCGAGTCCGCATCCCCCCAGCGTACTTGTATGGCGGGTAAGCCCAAAACATTGGTCCATAAGTAATCCGGAGCTGTAGAGGGGCGACTGGGATAGAGAATGTATTCCCCATATGTTTCCCGGGTGGCTTCTTCTATAAGGGGGAGGTAAGGCGTATCGACTGGAGTTTTAGATGGTTCTACACATCCTTTAAGCTCTATATCAACATTGTCATATCCTAACTTTCGGACAAAACTTACTAACTTTTCAAAGATCTCAGCAGGAGTTTGGTTTGCTACCTTTCAAGGCTTGCCGGTAGTCTTCCAGGACAATATTCTCATCAGGTGCGTGATTAAGAGAACCTGCATATCCTGGGCCTATAGAGGCAATAGGCATATCGGTCCAGCTACTGAAAACATAGCGGGGACCGGTCCCGGCGGAACTTGGTTCAATGACAAAAGGTTTGTCATAGACTAAAGCTCCTGCCTCCAAGACAACCTTAACAAACGGTGAAGTAATAGGAGTCTTGGCCGGTTTGGCAGTACTCAAGGTATGTATTTCTACATCCTGGAACCCGTGCTTATCCAGATGTTTTCTTAGCAATTGAAGAATTTCCTCAGGATCCTGGTCCACGGTCAGGCGAAAATCAATCTTAGCCATGGCTGTAGAGGGAAGTACTATCTTTTGGCCTTCTTTGGTATATCCCGATTCTATCCCGCAAATGGTACAGGTAGGCGCATTAAAAAGTTGATTGGCAAAGTCTATTCCTGTTACCCCGTTTAATAATTCCTTTATCTGGGCCCGCTTTCTTATTTTGTCTTCCTGGGCTGCCAGGTCTTTTAAAGCACCATATTCTTCTTCAGGAATAGACCTAACCTTATCATAAAATCCTTCAATGAGTATTTTTTCATTTGCACCTTTGAGTGTGGAAATGGCCCAAACAAGTCTCCACACCGCATTGGGAATAACGGGAGCAAAACGGGAATGGTAGTCTGTAGCGGCGGCTTTTACCCTCATTTCCACATAGAGCATACCCTTATTACCCAGGCGAATAACGGGATGACCGTTCTCATCTTTAAAAGAGTTTTCCCAGATACACGACTCCCAGGTTGCGTAGCAAAGAAGGGTCTCTCATAAGTTGCCGCAATAACAGCTATGGGTAAAAAGCTACTTCTTTTAGCAAATGTTTCGGGTTAAGCTTGATGTATTGTCCTTTACGTGACACAGGGTCATAGATTTTCCGATACAGAATCGTATTGCTTTTGGCCTTGGTAACCCAGTCAAAGCCCTGAGCTATAAGCCAGAATAGGAACTTTTTACACAGAAACCAGCGATCCATGGCGCCCCAGAGTCTGGCATTGTTCAGTCGACGTATCTCCGAGAGCATCTCTCTGGCCAGGTCAAGCTTAGTCTGTTTTTCATTTTCCCGGTCGGTTTTAACCCAAAAGCGCCATAACATGGGATATTCCAGACCATTTTTTAAAACAGCAAGGGTCGATACAAGGTTCATGCACCAGACATGGCGTTTTTCAGAACTGTCAAAGAGCCAGCAGAGAAAGGGGATTTTTTTCCGTGAGGATGCTTAAGATCAAACAAATCCCAGATTGTCTTGAGTACCGGAATTCCGGCACCTCGCCCGTGATCTTTTTTCTCGAAAGTAGCTTTACAAAGCTTGCTCATCAATATCACCCATATCGCCAGAGTGATGGTAAAAAGTACTATCCTCTGCGATTATGGGGGCTTTCCAAAAATGTCAAGGCCTTTTTTGTCGAAAATTAGGATCTTTTTAAATATTTTTGGAGTTATCATTTTCTATTTATTTCCACCAACTGCATAACTCCTGTTTTGAAGTTTTTTTTTTCAGATTTAAGTAGCAAAGAATACAAAACAGTATAAACCCTGGAATAGATATTGTTATTTGCGGAGTCATTAACAAAAGGGCCGCTATTATAAAAAGGCTGCGTTCTAGTGCACTGATTTTATTAGCCAAGAACCCGCTCACTCCAGCGGACAGTGCTATAATTCCAATAATTGCACTGGTTATGTCAATAATAATGGTCGCCACATCACCATGTAGTAATAAAGTACTGTCAATCATAAACATAAAAGGAATAATAAACGACGTGCTTCCAAGTTTTAATGCCTGCCAACCTACTTCCATAGGATCAGCTTTCGCAATTGCGGCTCCAGCAAATGCAGATAAACATACCGGCGGTGTAATAGTAGACATACAGGCAAAGTAAAAAATAAAGAGATGGGTGGCTAGTAACGGTACTCCTAGGTCTACTAGCGCTGGTGCGACTGTACTTGCCGCTAGTGCGTATGCGGCAACAGTAGGTAGTCCCATGCCTAATAAAAGACAAAGCATCATAACTAGAAATAACGCTACCGCCACATTACCCCCAGATATAACGATTACAAAAGATGCAATTTTTGCTCCTAATCCTGTCAAAGAAAAAACACCGACTATAATACCAGCACAGGCAGTAGTAGCGGCAATTGATGCCATTCCTTTCATAGCATTACTAACTGCCTCAAAGAATTGTTTCAGGAATATTTTTTCGCTTTTTGTAAACCAACTTAATATAATCAGGGATCCAATTGATAATATAGCAGCACGAACTGGTGAATTTTGTAAGACAAGTAATGATAAAAGCATTACTATTAAAGGTATAAGCAAATAACCACGCTCTTTAAGAACTTTCAGTGTATCAGGCAGCTCGCTTTTTGGTAATCCTACCAGACCAAGCTTTCCAGCTTCAAAATCAACCATAAATATAACAGCTAGGAAATATAGTAATGCTGGTACCATTGCAGCAATAATTATGGTTGAATAGCTAATACCTGTAATATCTGCCATTATGAACGCACCGGCCCCCATCACCGGAGGCAGTATTTGTCCTCCAGTTGAAGCTACAGCTTCAACGGCACCGGCAAATTGTGCCTTATACCCCACTCTTTTCATCAAAGGTATTGTAAAGGCTCCGGTACTTGCAACATTCGCAACAGCACTCCCGTTTATTGAACCCATCATTGCGCTAGAAATAACAGCCACTTTTGCCGGTCCTCCACGGAAACGACCTGCAATTGAATAAGATAAGTCAATGAAAAATTTCCCACTTCCTGTTACTTCAAGAAATGCACCAAACAATATAAATATAAATACATAGTTAGCTGAGACACCCAAAGGTATATTATAAATTCCGTCCATACTGAACATATAGCTTATAATCCTCTCAAGACTATATCCACGATGCCAAAGTTCTCCGGGAAAGATTTTCCCGAAATAAGTATAACCTAAAAAAAATACTGCTAATATCGGTAGTGCCCATCCTGTCGTCCTTCTAGTTATTTCAAGCAAACACAATATTGCTACAGCTCCAAAAAACAAGTCCCATGAGGTAGGAGCAACGCCAACCCTGTCAAGCATTTCAACATAGTTAACCGTTATATAGATACTTGAGGCTAGTAGTAATGAAGCCATTACAAAGTCAATAATTGTAGGTCTTGACGTTGATTTGCCCTTAATTGCAGAATATGTTAAAAAGCCAATAGCCCCAGCCCCTGCAAAGTGAAGGGCTCTAAAAACCCAAGGATCTATTGGATATACAGAAAGTACAATTATTTGAAAAATTCCAAAAGTAAGTCCTATCAAAAACACTACCTTTGCATTAAAACCACTAAGCTGTCTTTGTTGTCTTTCAAAGTCATCTAAATTCATATCCTTATTAGTATCCATTTTTTCACCTCTCTTGTGCTAATCAATCCAATTAAGTTATAAAGAACTCTTTGTTTATTATGGCTTTATTTACAAATGTTGCACTTAAACATAAACAAAGAGCTCTTATAACAAATCTTTAAATCACAAGTAGTGGAACGGTTAATATGGATTTATACTATAGTCTTTCCTTACTTCGAATATTCTGGGGGATATGCGGATTTTGGAAGCTTAACACCTTTTTCATCATAGTATTTTATTGCTCCCGGATGTAAAGGGACAGCAGTTATCGAATCCGGTACTATATCTAAATTTAGTTCAGCGGCCTGTATTACTGCTTTTTGCAATTCGTTTTTTTGTTCAAAAGTAGTTTTTACTAATTCGTAAACTAAGCTGTCAGGAAGGTTTTTATTCACAGCGAAAGCGCTGTAAATAGTTAGAGTTTCTATATCCTCGGTCTGTCCTTCGTAACTTTTGGCTTTCATAATTCCACTTGTAATCCCGTATTTTTTAGCAAGTTCCTTCGACTTTTCTCCTAAGCCCATCACTTTAGCGTTTTGAGTTCTTATAACTTCTGCCCCAGTTGGATGACCTGTGGGGGCAAAGACACCGAAAGCATGTATAGTTTTATCTGCCATTAAATTGGCATACTCACTAAAGGAGCTATTAATAATACGGGAGGCTTTTATACCTAAATCATCTAATATTTTTACTGTATAATAATCAGGCGTTCCTCCCCTGGCTCCAGTACCTACAACCTTACCTTCAAAGTCAGCGACCGTTTTTATATTTGTATTAGGTGCTACAAACCAGTGTAAATAACTAACATACATTGGGAAAATAGTTCTTATATTTTGATGCTTTTTATCTGTCCAGCCAATTCCATTGTATGCTTCATATGCTGGACCCATTGTAACTAAACCAACATCTGACTGACCATTATCGACTAGTTGAAGATTAGCAATTGGACCAGCGGTTGCTTCTACATTAGTCGCAATACCCAGATTCTTGTTAATTATACTAGCCCAGGCTGTAGCATACACGTGAAAGGTTCCTCCCAGCGGCGCTGATGAAACGGCAATACCCTTAGGCCAATCCTTTTTGTTTGAAATATCAGTTTTACTATCAGATGTTTTACTTTCAGACTGCCCGCATCCAGAAATAAGCAAAAACAAGGATACACATAACAGAATCAAAACCATTGATTTAAAATACTTTTTCAATGTTGACTCCTCCTTAATAAATTATTTTCATGTATTACAATTGGGATTACTTTTTTCCACCTCCCCTCTTTCAAAATCGAATTATAAGGCCTTCTCTCTTTACCAGATACTAAGACCTACTAAAGGCCACCATAAGAAAACCACAACCAGGATCACGGGTACAGCCAGTAGTGACAATAACGTGCCAGCTTTAAGTAAATCCTTTCCTTCAATACCACCTGAGGAAAAAACCACAATATTGGGCAAAGTTTCTACTACTAGAATAAAACCAAACAATGAAGCGATTCCTGCAACTAAACCAAACACCACAGGATTTGCACCGATTTTTACAGCAGCAGAAATTATAAGAGGCACAAGCGTTACATGACAGGAGGTAACACCTGCAAACCCTAGATGATAAATCTGAGTAAAAAGAGTTATTACTGCTACCGCTAATAGTGGACTATTTAGTATACTTTTCACTATTTCTAATGATAAAAACATTCCCGCTAAATATTCTGCGGTACCTGTGGAAGTCAGTGCTCCTCCAAAACTCAAACTTGCGCCATATAAAAGAATTGAACCCCAATTTATATCAACCACTTTCTTCCACTCGGTAATACCTGTAACAGGTGCCACCATTAAGGCAACGGCCAGTAAAGCGGGGGCTGATACAGGTAAGTGATGTATTTTCTGAGTAACCCAGAGTAAAAAAGTGATCAGGAGAATAGTAATACATCTTTTTTCTTCAGGACTAAGTTTTCCTAATTTTGTTAATTCGCTGTAAATTTTAGTTGTGCCACCGGGAAGCTTGTTGATTTCCGGTTTAAATACCCTGACTAGGACCAACCATGCTGCAACGGTCATTAGAATGGAGATGGGATAAGTTAAAATCATCCAGTCAAGATAATACATCTGATATGATGTACTCTGCCGGATAAACTCAATTGTCAAGGGGTTCACCACGGCTCCCGTGATAAGACCAACTCCACTAATCATAGCGCCAAAAGCAAGGCCTATTAGTAATAATTTCTTAATGTTTTCCGCCGGGCTTTCTTTTTTAAATATATCAATAATCATTAGCACAATAGGCAATAGAAGGGTGGCACGTACTGCTGAGGCAGGAATTATAAATGCTAATACCTGGAGGGATACCATAATACCTAAAAGGATTCTTTGGGCAGTACTTCCAAACAACATTATTATGCATAGTCCTATTCTATGCCCCAATTTTGTAGAATTTACTCCGTTAGCAATCATCATGCCAGTCATAAGAATAAAAAGGGCGTCATTGGAAAATCCTTGATAAACATCATTAAAAGGAATTATTCGTAAAAAGAATAACGCTACTAGTACAATGATTGAAGATGCTGCCAGAGGTATTGGCTGGAAAATCCATAATCCTATGGCAACAATTAATAATATGGTTGTTGCTTTTACAGGCCAGGCTACACTAAGCGGCATTAGAAATAGCACCAATAAAACTGCTAATATTGTGATGCTACAATACATTAACAAAGATTTGCTCATTTTTACCTTCCTTAAAGAAAAACTACAACCAAGATCACGGGTACAACCATTAGTGACAAAAACGTACCGCTAATTTTCTTTTTAAACATATATCAACCCCCTGACTAATTCTAAAATTAAAACTATTTCCTCAACATCGGAATATTCACATAATGCAAGACAGGCTCACCTTTGAGGGCCCTTACGATATCTTCAAACGTATATTCAGCCATTCGCTGAGTTGATTCGATACTACCTCCGGCATGATGGGGAGTGACAATTACATTATCAAGTTGCAAAAGAGGATCATCAGGATTGATGGGTTCCTTATGGAATACATCCAGGGCTGCACCTGCGATCCATTTTTCTGATAATGCTTTATATAAGGCTTCGTGTTGAATCAATGGTGCGCGGGCCACGTTGACGATATAAGCAGTGTTTTTCATTAACTTTAGTTCTGCTTCCCCAATCATGCCTGTAGTTTCGGCTGTTTGGGGGGCATGTAAAATGACAACGTCTGATTGAGCCAATAATTCCTGTAAATTAGTCATCTCGCAGCCAACTTCCAAGGCCCTGTTTTTCCCTACATAAGGGTCGTATCCCAAAATCTTCACACCAAAGCCCTGCAGTCTCCGGGCAGTTTGATAGCCTATTGCCCCTAAGCCAACAATACCCACTGTCTTCCCGTAAAGTTCAGTGGTTTTTCCAAAAAACTTAAAACGCTGCCATTCTCCTGTGGTCTTCAAAGGAACATGAGAGAAGACAATCTGCCTTAATAATGACAAGGTAAGACCTACCGCAAACTCAGCTACAGTTACAGCGTTAGCACCCATAGGCATCGTTATAGGAATACCTTTTGCTGTAGCAGTGTCCACATCAACGTTTTCCAGACCTATACCATCCCTGGCAATTAGTTTTAAACCAGGCGCCGCTTCAATCACATCTTTGGTGATTTGAGTTAAAGTTTTGGCAACGATAATAGTGGCGTCCTTAACTTTTCCGATAAGTTCTTCCTGTCTTTGCCATAATGTTTCATCAATAAACATTTCACATAATTTTGTTTCTTCTAACTTTTTTAGTAAGGGTGGATTGATTTTCTCAGCAATAAAAATTAAATCTTTCATTTTTCTCCTCCTTAGTCCCATAAATCTTTTATAGTAAATTCTAATCCTAATTCCTTTAACTTCTCTTTAGTGGGAATACCAGTCTGAAGGTCCCAGCCTCTGAAAGCATAATAATCATCTTTCATTTTTTCCAGCTGTTCTTCAGTAATATATAATCCGGCACTGGGGCCCTCCGGAATGGGCTCCGTTAGGAATCTTTTCGGCAGAGTATCATCTTCCCTTCTCTTACCTTCTCGACAATTGAAGGCCCTTTCCAGGTTCCACACCCTTTCTCCCAGCGTCCTTATTCCATCTACGCCAAAATTTAAACCGGTTACCAGTTTAATTGCTCGAGAATGGACCTCTGTAATATCAAAAAAACCTAAAAAATTTTCAGCCATGTGGCAAATAATAAAGGAATCTGTAGCTGCCGTCATATTATTAATAATGGCGACATATTGTCCTTTGCCTTCGGTAGTTACCCGGTCAACCTCTCCGCTGCGTTCTGCTTTGGGCCTGGGGTCGTGGTGACTGCCACCCCGGGTAGCAACGGCATAACCCATCCCCAATCCTTTATGGGCCCGGGCTGAGTGGCCGGCAGGTTCAAGACCTTTAATATGTACAGCATAGTCTTCCGAACCCTTTCCGATAATTTGTGCGGCTCTTCTAGTCCCCTCAGCTAAGATATCTCCTAATCCCTTGCGCTCCGAAATTAGCTTTAGCATTTCCAGCATTGCTTCGGCATTAGCAAATTTAAGGTCGATCCCGCCTGTATCTTTCAGAGACAAAATACCTCTCTCATATAATTCCATGGCAAAGGCAACTGCTGCTCCTGCAGAAAGTGTATCCATCCCATAGTCATCACATAGTCTGTCGCCAAGAGCAATAGCTTTCAGGTCACTAACACCGCATAATGAACCCAAACTAAATAATGTTTCATACTCCGGCCCTTCTGTAACAGCACCCTGATAAGGTCCATCATTTACTTCCGCAATTTTGCCACACATCATGGGACAGTTGTAACAGGCCTTATTTCTTTTCACAAGTGTATTCTTAAAAGCTACGCCGTTAATTTTCTCTGCCTCAGGAAATACTTCAGTCTGCCAGTTCCTGGTGCCCAATACGCCGGCCAGGTTTCCGGCCATTACATTTGGTGTAGTACCAAATTCATAATAAGTCTTTCCTGACACTGGATTTTTCATAATTTGCTGAATAACTTTTTCACTAAGCTCAACTAATCCCTCGTGGTCATAAACAGTTATATCAGAAGATCCCCTAACTGCGATGGCTTTCAGGTTTTTCGATCCTAAAACGGCCCCAAGCCCGCCCCTTCCTGCAGCCCTCACTCCAAAGAAAACCCCGGCATAACGAACCAAATTTTCACCAGCAGGACCTATTACGGCAATCTGCACTTCTTCGTCGTTGAGCTCTTCTTTAATTAGTCGCTGTGTCTCATAAATACCTTTACCCCATAATCTTTCAGCAGAACAAAACTCTACCTTTCCATCATCGATCCATAGATAAACGGGGTTTTCAGCTTTACCTTCAATAAGAATACCGTCATAACCGGCAAACTTTAGTTCGGGCGCAAAGTAACCGCCAGCATAACTGTCAAAAAACATATCAGTTAGCGGAGATTTACCAAAGACCCCCACACGGGAACAAAGAGGCAGTATGGTACCGGCTATGGGACCCGTCATAATGGCAATTTTATTTCTTTTGTCATAAGCGTCAATCTTAGGAGGTATTTCCTTGTATAAATAATAGGCAGCTAGCCCATTCCCCCCTAAAAATTTTTCAGCTAATTGAGGATCTAAAGGTTCATTAATTATTTTCATCGTTGAGAGATCAATGCGTAAAATTTGCCCTTTATACCCTC
This window harbors:
- a CDS encoding TrkA family potassium uptake protein, with translation MSELNQHYIVCGAGQTGRNVIKELQKAKVPFVVIEKNPETVEELFAQNIPVIHGDATHDADLERAQIRRAKGVVSTLNNDADNVFTVLSCRQLNPRLYIVSRSIEASSEAKLMKAGADVTVSPNEIGGQRMAALVLKPAIISFLEIVNRGGEDLTVTIQEVEVAAGSCLIGQTLREADIRSRTGLTLLGVFSGDKEYLNPPGDLVFRAGDRLLVFGTDEQVNKLLSLCGVSS
- a CDS encoding potassium channel family protein, with protein sequence MSVYRKLILSIIIIGLLLLLGTLGYIFLEGWNTLDAFYMTVITISTVGFKEVGELSRAGRLFTVFLIFSSVGTVAYSFGSLIIFVLEGRFRILLKEKRMEK
- the yqeB gene encoding selenium-dependent molybdenum cofactor biosynthesis protein YqeB, encoding MSSQPVIIRGGGDLATGIAHRLFQSGFPVVILEIPQPTVIRRTVAFAQSVYDGQTTIEGVTAVLVSTPGEALEKMTEGFIPVLIDPFGQHIPQLHPLALVDAIIAKRNLGTYRGQAPIVIGVGPGFAAGKDVDAVIETSRGHDLGRVIYQGEALPDTGIPGDIGGFTVERIIRAPGTGVFQGLVEIGSSVEKDQIIGEVHGSPVLAPITGIVRGIIAQGAHVKQGMKIGDVDPRGKKEYCYTISDKARAIGGGVLEAILHLRQSKKL
- a CDS encoding peptidase dimerization domain-containing protein — protein: MLYVEMRVKAAATDYHSRFAPVIPNAVWRLVWAISTLKGANEKILIEGFYDKVRSIPEEEYGALKDLAAQEDKIRKRAQIKELLNGVTGIDFANQLFNAPTCTICGIESGYTKEGQKIVLPSTAMAKIDFRLTVDQDPEEILQLLRKHLDKHGFQDVEIHTLSTAKPAKTPITSPFVKVVLEAGALVYDKPFVIEPSSAGTGPRYVFSSWTDMPIASIGPGYAGSLNHAPDENIVLEDYRQALKGSKPNSC
- a CDS encoding TRAP transporter permease; amino-acid sequence: MDTNKDMNLDDFERQQRQLSGFNAKVVFLIGLTFGIFQIIVLSVYPIDPWVFRALHFAGAGAIGFLTYSAIKGKSTSRPTIIDFVMASLLLASSIYITVNYVEMLDRVGVAPTSWDLFFGAVAILCLLEITRRTTGWALPILAVFFLGYTYFGKIFPGELWHRGYSLERIISYMFSMDGIYNIPLGVSANYVFIFILFGAFLEVTGSGKFFIDLSYSIAGRFRGGPAKVAVISSAMMGSINGSAVANVASTGAFTIPLMKRVGYKAQFAGAVEAVASTGGQILPPVMGAGAFIMADITGISYSTIIIAAMVPALLYFLAVIFMVDFEAGKLGLVGLPKSELPDTLKVLKERGYLLIPLIVMLLSLLVLQNSPVRAAILSIGSLIILSWFTKSEKIFLKQFFEAVSNAMKGMASIAATTACAGIIVGVFSLTGLGAKIASFVIVISGGNVAVALFLVMMLCLLLGMGLPTVAAYALAASTVAPALVDLGVPLLATHLFIFYFACMSTITPPVCLSAFAGAAIAKADPMEVGWQALKLGSTSFIIPFMFMIDSTLLLHGDVATIIIDITSAIIGIIALSAGVSGFLANKISALERSLFIIAALLLMTPQITISIPGFILFCILCYLNLKKKTSKQELCSWWK
- a CDS encoding TAXI family TRAP transporter solute-binding subunit, with protein sequence MKKYFKSMVLILLCVSLFLLISGCGQSESKTSDSKTDISNKKDWPKGIAVSSAPLGGTFHVYATAWASIINKNLGIATNVEATAGPIANLQLVDNGQSDVGLVTMGPAYEAYNGIGWTDKKHQNIRTIFPMYVSYLHWFVAPNTNIKTVADFEGKVVGTGARGGTPDYYTVKILDDLGIKASRIINSSFSEYANLMADKTIHAFGVFAPTGHPTGAEVIRTQNAKVMGLGEKSKELAKKYGITSGIMKAKSYEGQTEDIETLTIYSAFAVNKNLPDSLVYELVKTTFEQKNELQKAVIQAAELNLDIVPDSITAVPLHPGAIKYYDEKGVKLPKSAYPPEYSK
- a CDS encoding SLC13 family permease; the encoded protein is MSKSLLMYCSITILAVLLVLFLMPLSVAWPVKATTILLIVAIGLWIFQPIPLAASSIIVLVALFFLRIIPFNDVYQGFSNDALFILMTGMMIANGVNSTKLGHRIGLCIIMLFGSTAQRILLGIMVSLQVLAFIIPASAVRATLLLPIVLMIIDIFKKESPAENIKKLLLIGLAFGAMISGVGLITGAVVNPLTIEFIRQSTSYQMYYLDWMILTYPISILMTVAAWLVLVRVFKPEINKLPGGTTKIYSELTKLGKLSPEEKRCITILLITFLLWVTQKIHHLPVSAPALLAVALMVAPVTGITEWKKVVDINWGSILLYGASLSFGGALTSTGTAEYLAGMFLSLEIVKSILNSPLLAVAVITLFTQIYHLGFAGVTSCHVTLVPLIISAAVKIGANPVVFGLVAGIASLFGFILVVETLPNIVVFSSGGIEGKDLLKAGTLLSLLAVPVILVVVFLWWPLVGLSIW
- a CDS encoding NAD(P)-dependent oxidoreductase, whose translation is MKDLIFIAEKINPPLLKKLEETKLCEMFIDETLWQRQEELIGKVKDATIIVAKTLTQITKDVIEAAPGLKLIARDGIGLENVDVDTATAKGIPITMPMGANAVTVAEFAVGLTLSLLRQIVFSHVPLKTTGEWQRFKFFGKTTELYGKTVGIVGLGAIGYQTARRLQGFGVKILGYDPYVGKNRALEVGCEMTNLQELLAQSDVVILHAPQTAETTGMIGEAELKLMKNTAYIVNVARAPLIQHEALYKALSEKWIAGAALDVFHKEPINPDDPLLQLDNVIVTPHHAGGSIESTQRMAEYTFEDIVRALKGEPVLHYVNIPMLRK
- a CDS encoding aldehyde ferredoxin oxidoreductase family protein; amino-acid sequence: MASKKFPYGGYKGQILRIDLSTMKIINEPLDPQLAEKFLGGNGLAAYYLYKEIPPKIDAYDKRNKIAIMTGPIAGTILPLCSRVGVFGKSPLTDMFFDSYAGGYFAPELKFAGYDGILIEGKAENPVYLWIDDGKVEFCSAERLWGKGIYETQRLIKEELNDEEVQIAVIGPAGENLVRYAGVFFGVRAAGRGGLGAVLGSKNLKAIAVRGSSDITVYDHEGLVELSEKVIQQIMKNPVSGKTYYEFGTTPNVMAGNLAGVLGTRNWQTEVFPEAEKINGVAFKNTLVKRNKACYNCPMMCGKIAEVNDGPYQGAVTEGPEYETLFSLGSLCGVSDLKAIALGDRLCDDYGMDTLSAGAAVAFAMELYERGILSLKDTGGIDLKFANAEAMLEMLKLISERKGLGDILAEGTRRAAQIIGKGSEDYAVHIKGLEPAGHSARAHKGLGMGYAVATRGGSHHDPRPKAERSGEVDRVTTEGKGQYVAIINNMTAATDSFIICHMAENFLGFFDITEVHSRAIKLVTGLNFGVDGIRTLGERVWNLERAFNCREGKRREDDTLPKRFLTEPIPEGPSAGLYITEEQLEKMKDDYYAFRGWDLQTGIPTKEKLKELGLEFTIKDLWD